One Pyrenophora tritici-repentis strain M4 chromosome 5, whole genome shotgun sequence DNA window includes the following coding sequences:
- a CDS encoding exosome component 1 has protein sequence MTLPQIALPGQFLAKTSDYLPGPGTHIHESQIYASIAGLVISTPSSSTANTTSKSSNLTPLLSITRPPSSTDPGILGPNSGAGIPLLPTVSSTVLVRITRLGSRFASCEILVIDNLVCREAFVAQIRREDIRATEKDKIKIEESFRVGDLVRGTVISLGDSGNYYVATDSNEYGVVLARSEEGRIMHPVSWKEFRDPVSGKAELRKAAKPF, from the exons ATGACGCTCCCCCAAATAGCGCTACCAG GGCAATTCCTCGCCAAAACCAGCGACTACCTGCCTGGCCCAGGAACACATATTCACGAGTCGCAAATCTACGCTTCAATCGCCGGACTCGTCATATCTACACCTTCTTCTTCCACCGCAAATACAACCTCCAAATCCAGCAACCTCACACCCCTCCTTTCAATAACGCGCCCCCCAAGCTCGACCGACCCCGGCATCCTAGGCCCCAACTCAGGTGCCGGCATCCCACTCCTCCCCACCGTCTCCAGCACCGTCCTCGTGCGCATAACACGCCTCGGCTCGCGTTTTGCCTCCTGCGAGATCCTCGTCATCGACAACCTCGTATGCCGCGAAGCCTTCGTAGCGCAGATCCGGCGCGAAGACATCCGCGCCACGGAAAAAGACAAGATCAAGATTGAAGAGAGCTTCCGCGTGGGCGATCTCGTGCGCGGGACGGTGATTAGTTTGGGAGATAGTGGCAATTACTATGTCGCGACGGACTCAAATGAGTATGGTGTTGTGCTGGCGAGGAGCGAGGAGGGCAGGATCATGCATCCGGTTAGTTGGAAGGAGTTTAGGGATCCGGTTAGTGGGAAGGCTGAGTTGAGGAAGGCTGCGAAGCCGTTTTGA